TCGACCAGCTTCTTCCTGACACCGTCCAGATGCGATGCTTGATGGCAGACGTGCAATTTATGGTATACGGAGGGTAGAGTGCGCGATGGAAATCAGGTGGGATGCCGTTCAAATGCAAATCAAACACGCTCTCCCACGATATGTTCTGTTAGATTAGGTTAGGCTAGTCTGCTGcgtatattatatactacACCCAtgatccattcatccaaccTTGTTTCCGTGCAACTTGTTAACAACGAATTTGGCCCAATCGAATCAATTGCCTGGCTGTGGTTTACCCCTACTATTTCACTATTCCTTGCACATCCATCATACAGAGAGCACCTATCGCCCTACTAGGGATTGTACCTAGTCGCAGCGGTCGTAGTAGCAACAGAAGCAGCAGTAGGCATACTCTCAGAGGAGAAGcgtcccatctcatctcatctcgtcccatctcatcccatctgtGCCCTTTCAATCTATCTTCCTTGGGTGCCACCACCATACATCAAACCTTCTAGAAATCCTCGAAATAGATTTTGCCCtgattttttattcattttcccccctccccccctccccccttccacttaattttttcatttcttcctgAATTCTGCAAAGAATCCAACGTCTTAGTCAGAATAAtaaagagaggaaggaaaaaacATCCCGCcagattgatttgaattttgccTTTTGAACTTGGTATTGATTTTGTTATTTCTCAATTGTCGTCTATTTTGGCCTGCCGGATTGCCTTACGATCTGCTGCCCTCTACGTCATTTCCCGACTAATAAAGCCTTTCACTTTGCACTACACAACTAAAGTGCTAAGGTAATCAAGACCAAACcccaaatcaacaataaCAACCCCAAATCTCCACGAATGAAGAATCTCGCTGCGGCGGTTTCACTAGCGATCGCAATATTATTTTGTCTGGGGTCGAAATAGCGCCAGAGGTTTGCAAGAGGGTCTTCCAGGGAGGACGGCATGCCACCTTCAGTCGCTCCTCTTGACAAACCGTCCTCACCAACTTCAAAGAAACGCCCTGGGTCGCGACGATCCAGTGGCAACGACAAGACTGACAACTCACCCACTCAGCTACACTCGTCATCATCACCGACGCAACATGGATTAAGAGAGAGACGCTCATCAGATTCGAAGGCGAAGGACTCGATGCCAGATATCCTTACCGGTGCAAAAGCACCCTCAATATCCAGCGATGTGGAAATGGCCAGTGATAATGAGGTTCAGGATGTTGGATCTTCGAGtcttcaaaattcagaaAATGTGCATACAGGAGAGTCCAGAAGTCCTGCCCCCGGTCGGAAGCTAAGCTTGCCCCCAGGGACAATGCCGCTGTACGACCCGGCCGAGGAGGTGGAACGGCTTCGAGCCATGAATGCGCAAATGCAATTGAATCAGCATCGTGAGAGATTGGCCAAGCAATTGGAGGATAGAGAAGAGCTGCAAGGGAAAATGACACTAAGCAGTGCTGGTCTCAAGGCACGAGTATCCCCCATTCATGAAGAATCCATATCACCATCATTAGAGGCAGCATTTGCTAGTCCAATTCCATCTGGTATGGAAACAGCGTCGACCGAGTCTGTCAGGACCATCAGGGGAGGTGAAACACCAGCTGCATTGCATGCAAGAACTCCTTCGTATCCATTTCCACCGATGCGAACACCAAGGCAACTTAGCTACAATGGCCACCGCCCTTTTACCGCACTCTCACCAACTGTAAATCCGGAAAATTTTGCCGGTGGTTCCTTCTACGATGGACCGCACGATCATGTTCTATCCGGGCCAATAACCCCCGTATCAGGTCTCAACTTTCAGCCAGCAGGTTCACAATTATCGAATCGTGATTCAGTTTTTGAAACACCGAATCTTTATGATCTTAGTCTTATGTTATCTGCCGAACCTGGACTTGATCCATGGTGGTCGACGGTGGTAAAAATCATGAGAGATGTCTACAAGGCTGACAGGGTAACGCTCTCTGTGCCTGCAGATTCGACAGACATTGAAAATGTTCCCTGGGGACAAAAAGCAACTTTTAACGCagcagaagaggatgagTTAAGTCTGGCCTATTTGCCACGAGGTAGCAGTTTTATTCCCAGTAGCAGCGGCGACACGCTCGAGACTTCAGCTTCTGAAGGATACGGATCTGGTGACTCACCACCGGAAGCCATTATGACCCGACCTGGACTTCCTAGCAGACACTCATTCACTAGCTATGAGGCAACAAAGAGAGACCCAGCATCCCTTCCCGAGACTGCTAGAAATCTCACTGCACGACCTTCCCCTCTCACTCGCGCTAAGAGCTATGTTTCTACTCGACCCGATCAACCACCACGAACAGGCACACTTCAAAAGGCGCAACTCAGTTTGCAGGCACTAGAAGACCACATGGCATTTGAGGCCGAGAAACCGACTGCAAGTTGGGAAGATGCTGAGCAATCAAACAGAGATGTGCAAGGACGTGTATTTTCAGTTTTACAAGCCTTAGATTATGAAGCTGATCCATTGATTGATAGTAGTGGTGTATTGAGAGTtctggagaaggaaagagtCATTGCATTAACGAGAGATTATCCATACTTGAACAACCCGGCGGATTCAGAAAGGGGGACCGAGAGTACCATACCAATATTAGGTTCAAAAGCAGATTCACCCGAGCGACTGAAAAAGGGCAAGGCGACAGAAGTGGGAGGACAAGTTTCATCTATCTTTGGAACCAAACCCAACAAACGATCAAGTCGCAGTTTCCGTCTTCAATCTGGCGAAAAAGGCAAAAACACACAAGATGCTGCAGCACCTCCATTACCACTTCCAAGATATGAAGAATACGAACAAACTCCACCATCGCCATGGTCACAATCCCCAGCTCCTTCTCCGGCTGTGAGAGTGGAAACAACAGACAATCCTTTCTTTGCGAATTCTACTGTAGACGAAGAAACATTCAACCCACATCAAACACCCCAGGACTATTCTAAAATGCAACAAGTTGAGGCGATTGGAGTCGATAGATCGTGGACCGTTCTACATATTCCTTTAACCCATCCTTTACTTTCAAAGCCAGTACAATCATTTCGGTTAGATACTGCCGCCATGGAATCAAAATCTGCAGGTCGTGGTAAAAATGTTGATCAGTTACCCAAATACGCCGATTCTTCCAAGTTACAAGGGGCAGAACCAATCAAGGAAAAGCGAGCCCCTATTGcaattctttcaatcctCAGCCCCGTGATTCCTTATCCATCTAATCTTAGACACTCTCTAGAACACCTCTCGCCACACATGGCCACTTCATTCTCCCTTTGTCGTCATTATTCCAATCTCGAAACGGAGGTCGCTGGTCTGTCTCGAAAACGCCCACATACTACTGGATTTGGTGCTATTGCTGCGGGAGGTCGACAAGTTCATGATCAGTCTTTGGCAGCAAGCGGGAATGTGGCTTACTCGCCGGCCGAGGAGGGTATGCGTCAACACTCGGGAGGAAGCATGACAAGCCCGAGCGATTATTCTGGAGTATCTCGAAGTGCCAATGCATCCCCAAGTGGTACGCCGTCCTGGGATCCCGGTAGTGTGGGATTCACGCTCGATAGAAAATCCAGCGGCGACAGTCCTGgatatatctcaaatgaaGGATACTTCAGCTCAAGGAGGCCGGGTGTAACTCGCATGGATACAGGAGGAAGTAGCGTGGTGGGTGTTCGACGCTCGTCGAAAGAAACTTCGCCCGCTGAGACCCGGTTGGTACCACGAAATCAGGCTGATGATCGACCTTTGGGACAAAGTGCTTCTTCAGTCGACGGTGGTGATAATTCAACCAAGACCAAAGCTGACGTAGAAGGCTCACAACCTTCATCCAATTCATCCGGGGCAGAAATTCGTAACAATAGATCTTCTAAAGAGGCTACAAATGAGACTTCAGACAACCGTGAACCCAGTCCTCCACGTCAAAACACCCACGATTCACCTAGGCGACAGGCAATAAGAGGCGCTTCCTATGGTGCTGGTAAGTCTGACCGTCAGCACACACAGCTACACTCATACGGTGCCGACTTTGGTGCCACTTTCCAGTCGTTACCGACAACATCGGCTTCCTCTATCAAAGCTCCTACTGTACCCAAACCTTCCCGCCAAGGGTCATCAAATGCTAGTTTACCTACAGATATGCCGCCACCATCGGACCGACTGAAAGGTTTGATGTTGGACTCTTTACCTGCGCATGTATTCGTTGCATTGCCACAGACTGGAGAAATAGTATGGGTAAACAGTCGATATCTGACCTACCGCGGCCAAACTGTATCCGAGTTATACCAAGATCCATGGAGCAGTATTCACCccgaagaaagagaggattATTTGAAAGCCTGGACGCATGCAGTAAAGACGGGTGAGCAATTCTCTATGCAGGTGCGTATCAAACGTTTTGACGGAAACTACCGTTGGTTCTACACTCGTGCTGTTGGCTCTCGAGATATAAGAGGTGTGATAGTTCAATGGTACGGCTCTCATATGGATATTCACGACCAGCATATTGCGGAAGTCAAAGCTGCACGACAAGAGGAAATAGAAGCATCTGAGGCTAAGCACAGACAACTGGCAAATTTAATTCCTCAGATCATTTTTGCCGCAACAGAGGATGAGGGTGTAACCTTTGCAAACGAGCAATGGCTTTCGTATACCGGACAAGATTTCAATGATGCCTTGGGACTTGGATTTATGGATTACGTGCACCCAGAAGATCTTGCGAAGTGTCAAATTCCAATCGGAAGACCGCCAACTCCATCGACTCGACCAAAGAAACCAGCCGAGCCGACAAGGAACCCATCTCATACATCTTCGAGTGGTAAATCAGGGCAATCATCCGATCCTTCCGAAGCGCCGACTGAAAAGACCGTGAAAGGAATCCACCAAACCTTGTCGCGAAACAATAGCTCGAGCAGCAGTTCTGTATATGAATTTGCCACAGCAGATCTGTCCGAGTTGGCGAGAACTGGCGTCATTAAGGTCACTACAGATGGTAACGGGAGACTTTCTTACACCACTGAAGTTCGTTTGAGGTCGAAGACTGGAGAGTATCGCTGGCACCTGGTACGATGTGTGGAAGTTGATAACATCAACCTCGGAAGTGGAGATGGTTCCTGGTTCGGTGCTTGCACGGATATTAATGATCACAAATTACTGGAAACGAAACTTAAGGAGGCCATGGAATCTAAGGGCAAGTTCTTGAGCAATATGTCTCACGAAATCAGGACACCTTTGATCGGTATTTCTGGGATGGTAAGCTTCCTTCAAGACACCACCCTCAACGACGAACAGCTTGATTATACGAATACAATTCAATCCAGTGCAAGTAGTTTACTCAATATTATCAACGACATACTGGATCTTTCCAAGGTAGATGCAGGTATGATGAAATTGTCATACGAGTGGTTCCACACACGTTCTCTAGTCGAGGAAGTCAATGAAATGGTTTCTACCATGGCTATCACTAAACGGCTGGAACTTAATTACATCGTCGATGTCGATGTGCCTGAAATGGTGAAGGGAGATAAATTCCGTATCCGTCAAGTTTTACTCAACGTTATCGGCAACGCAATCAAATTCACAACTGTTGGTGAAGTGTTTACTAGATGCAGGGTATACACAGACGCTGATTCACCGCCGTTGGTCAATGAAATAATGCTTGAGTACTCTATTGTGGACACGGGAAGAGGATTCACCAAGGAAGAGGCGGATCTCATCTTCAAGCCTTTCAGTCAAATTGATGGTAGTAGCACAAGACAACATGGTGGAAGTGGCTTAGGATTGGTTATTTCGAGACAACTGGTACAGTTACATAATGGCAAGATGCAAGGTACTGCGGTGCCTGGTAAAGGATCTACCTTCACTTTTACTGCAAAGTTCGGACTGCCCACTGAAGATGATCATCCAGAGCCACTCACAACACCTCAGCTGAGCAAAGTGACTTCAGCATCATCGACACccaacatcatcaaatcacaaattgCTTCCAAGCAGGCTTCCAGTAACCCGCTCTTAGTTAGCAGGCTGTTGAATTCTCCTGGTATCTTCATGGATAGTCCAAAGACTGAATCAAGTGCAGGCTCGCCAGCTGTACTGTCGTCCAATAGCTCAGAACCATCTAACTCTAGTTATTCCGGTCGAACTCGTTTCACAGATAgatcttctgcttcttctgtcAATCAGAGTCTGTCTCATTTTGGCGAGGCCGCTCGATCAAGTACTCCAGAAAACATGAAATTAGAACTTCCCGAGAAGCACTCCCCGTCACCTTCACCGCTGCTTGAATCTACACCTTCGTCGACTCCTGCAAATACTGCCTCGACCCTCCCAGAGTCACATACTACTCGTCTAGATAATGAATTCTCCCATGACTTGAAGCATTTCCGACCTCCTATGTATTCGATCCTACTCATTTGTCCGCAAACTCATAGTCGCGAGGCGACGAGACAGCATATCGAAATCACTTTACCAAAAGATGTTCCTCATCAAATTACTCCACTTGCAAGTGTCGAGGAGGCTAGAGTTCTTATTAGCGGAGATGACTCTGTCAATTTTACACACATTGTCTTGAATCTTGGCTCGGCGGAAGAAATAGTACAGCTGATTGATAAACTCATCGCATCGGTGATGTTGCCTCAGACTTCAATTGTTGTCCTATCAGATCCTGTACAGAGACAAGAAGTCATCAAGATGGCTCAGTCATACGACTACGATCAAATGGCTAAAGATAATCGGCTTACATTCATATACAAACCCGTTAAACCGTCCAGATTTGCAGTTATCTTCGACCCTGATAAAGAGAGAGATTTAAGTACTGATCGTAATCGTTCGAGTGCCCAGCAACAAGTCGCCAGTCAGAAACAACATTATTTGGATGTGGGTCAGCGCCTTGGAAACAAGGGACTTAAGGTTCTGTTAGTAGAAGATAACTTGGTCAATCAAAAAGTTCTCTTGAAGTTTTTGAGTAAAGTTGGAATTGCGGTGGAATTAGCAATGGATGGTGTGGAATGTACAGAGAAAGTATTCAGCAAACCGCATGGATTTTATTCTTTGATCTTGGTATGtatttccttcctccccaCTACCATCCCATATCATGACAAATCAGTTCCCCTCTCTTAACCTGCCACAAACTAACACGCCCAAAAGTGCGATCTTCACATGCCCCGGAAGGACGGCTATCAAACCTGTCGCGAAATTCGCGAATGGGAGAGCCAAGGATCAACCACGAAAATGCCCATTATCGCTTTAAGTGCAAATGTAATGGCGGATGTGCTGGAAAAGTGTGTTCAGGCTGGCTTCAATAGTTATGTGACTAAACCGGTGGATTTTAAAGAGTTGAGTAAAGCGATGAGTTCCTTACTTGATCCGGAGGCAGGGGATTTGGGAGGTGCGTTGATGAAAGTGCCAAAGAAAGCGTCgtgagatggagagagatggggatgagaagagatggagagagatggggatgagaagagatggagggaatgggaagaggagaggaagggaaaagatAAAGGGATATTTATGAGTTGAAATGTTACTaatacttttgatttctttcttgagtATCTGGTTCTTAATGAGCGGTGCATTGCTTGGCGTTTTtcactttctttttcttcggcTACTTGTTTTCTTCGTTTTACCCTTTCATATCCAAAATGGGACATTTTCATGTGGCAGAGCGCAAGGGGTATTTAATGCACGGGGGCTACCACTGTGCGGATGTAGAGGGTGGAGCggggatgaatgaatgggaaaGACGAAAATGGATGAAGACGGAtatgtaaattatattatgGATAATGTGGATTGcgtctgtctgtctatctgtctaAGGACTTTTAGTTTTTGAAACATAGATAGCGTAGGGTACCTCGCTCGAGGGCGATCGATACGAATCATACGATGGCGATGATTTTGTGAGCGAATTTATTATGTTTTGGTTCATGATTCGGtgttatgatatgatatggtatcTGTGTTGTGTTTTGCTGTGTTGTGTGCGTGGAGGTACGGTTTGATGCTTGATATTGGATGATGTGAGCACCTGTAGTGTGTTTGGCGATGTAGATAGATTGGAAGGGCATTATTGCTAGGTACGAAGTGGTTGCTACTTGAGTGAATATTATGGCCTTGAAATCTAGGCTGCATTCGAAACTGGAAACAAACTGAACAAAGTTCAAGCTAGCCTCGGGGCGAAGGCTACGGACCGCCGCGGTGTTGAATGTGGGGAAACGAGAAGGTCTTATTGGTTACGTAATGACACAAGTGTTCACGATGATAGGTAGACTCTACGATGGCGCTTGGCAGGGTGTGTAAGGAGTAATTGGATGTTTTGATCTCGATTAGCAATTCAGGAGACCGGAGCAAGTTGAGTACGGTTGTGTTTGAATCCGTATGAGTGACTGGTCGGGTCTTTAGTGTTGCAAGTTGTGTGGTCCTGGTAGTGGTGGCCGTATAGCATTCTCTTGTTTGCATTGTTACGACAGCGAGGGGGatgtgaagatataaaacaatcaattgataGATCTCATTGATGGAATCTTGAAGAATACCCCGATCGCATCCAACCATTCAACAATGGCAGCCCTAATCATCACGTGAGATTGACAGTGCACGGTCCGCCAAACGATCATTGCAGCTAATTTTAGCACAATAAACTGGATTTTTCAAAGCTAGCCTGACCTAGTAAGCACTTCCTGAATCTTTTTACACCTATTCGCGCTTCTTCCCGACCACTTgttcccatccatcaacttTTCAGACCACCACatacaacttcaaaattcatcttACGCTCAATacattcaaagaattttgatCCGCATACCGTTCCTCGATCACTCCGATTATCTCAAGTtgataaataaattcaattcgCATTGTCGCACTTCGTCACCTTCACATAATCGCGAGTCGCGCCATCACTTGACAACTTTCAAGATGGTTGGAGCTCGCCGCACACGCGCAGCTGGTGCCAGTCCAGGCGGTTTCAAATCACTCGATGATATTCCAAAGCCTACACGCggcaagggaaagaaaatcaaggCT
The Botrytis cinerea B05.10 chromosome 5, complete sequence DNA segment above includes these coding regions:
- the Bchhk2 gene encoding Bchhk2; the encoded protein is MPPSVAPLDKPSSPTSKKRPGSRRSSGNDKTDNSPTQLHSSSSPTQHGLRERRSSDSKAKDSMPDILTGAKAPSISSDVEMASDNEVQDVGSSSLQNSENVHTGESRSPAPGRKLSLPPGTMPLYDPAEEVERLRAMNAQMQLNQHRERLAKQLEDREELQGKMTLSSAGLKARVSPIHEESISPSLEAAFASPIPSGMETASTESVRTIRGGETPAALHARTPSYPFPPMRTPRQLSYNGHRPFTALSPTVNPENFAGGSFYDGPHDHVLSGPITPVSGLNFQPAGSQLSNRDSVFETPNLYDLSLMLSAEPGLDPWWSTVVKIMRDVYKADRVTLSVPADSTDIENVPWGQKATFNAAEEDELSLAYLPRGSSFIPSSSGDTLETSASEGYGSGDSPPEAIMTRPGLPSRHSFTSYEATKRDPASLPETARNLTARPSPLTRAKSYVSTRPDQPPRTGTLQKAQLSLQALEDHMAFEAEKPTASWEDAEQSNRDVQGRVFSVLQALDYEADPLIDSSGVLRVLEKERVIALTRDYPYLNNPADSERGTESTIPILGSKADSPERLKKGKATEVGGQVSSIFGTKPNKRSSRSFRLQSGEKGKNTQDAAAPPLPLPRYEEYEQTPPSPWSQSPAPSPAVRVETTDNPFFANSTVDEETFNPHQTPQDYSKMQQVEAIGVDRSWTVLHIPLTHPLLSKPVQSFRLDTAAMESKSAGRGKNVDQLPKYADSSKLQGAEPIKEKRAPIAILSILSPVIPYPSNLRHSLEHLSPHMATSFSLCRHYSNLETEVAGLSRKRPHTTGFGAIAAGGRQVHDQSLAASGNVAYSPAEEGMRQHSGGSMTSPSDYSGVSRSANASPSGTPSWDPGSVGFTLDRKSSGDSPGYISNEGYFSSRRPGVTRMDTGGSSVVGVRRSSKETSPAETRLVPRNQADDRPLGQSASSVDGGDNSTKTKADVEGSQPSSNSSGAEIRNNRSSKEATNETSDNREPSPPRQNTHDSPRRQAIRGASYGAGKSDRQHTQLHSYGADFGATFQSLPTTSASSIKAPTVPKPSRQGSSNASLPTDMPPPSDRLKGLMLDSLPAHVFVALPQTGEIVWVNSRYLTYRGQTVSELYQDPWSSIHPEEREDYLKAWTHAVKTGEQFSMQVRIKRFDGNYRWFYTRAVGSRDIRGVIVQWYGSHMDIHDQHIAEVKAARQEEIEASEAKHRQLANLIPQIIFAATEDEGVTFANEQWLSYTGQDFNDALGLGFMDYVHPEDLAKCQIPIGRPPTPSTRPKKPAEPTRNPSHTSSSGKSGQSSDPSEAPTEKTVKGIHQTLSRNNSSSSSSVYEFATADLSELARTGVIKVTTDGNGRLSYTTEVRLRSKTGEYRWHLVRCVEVDNINLGSGDGSWFGACTDINDHKLLETKLKEAMESKGKFLSNMSHEIRTPLIGISGMVSFLQDTTLNDEQLDYTNTIQSSASSLLNIINDILDLSKVDAGMMKLSYEWFHTRSLVEEVNEMVSTMAITKRLELNYIVDVDVPEMVKGDKFRIRQVLLNVIGNAIKFTTVGEVFTRCRVYTDADSPPLVNEIMLEYSIVDTGRGFTKEEADLIFKPFSQIDGSSTRQHGGSGLGLVISRQLVQLHNGKMQGTAVPGKGSTFTFTAKFGLPTEDDHPEPLTTPQLSKVTSASSTPNIIKSQIASKQASSNPLLVSRLLNSPGIFMDSPKTESSAGSPAVLSSNSSEPSNSSYSGRTRFTDRSSASSVNQSLSHFGEAARSSTPENMKLELPEKHSPSPSPLLESTPSSTPANTASTLPESHTTRLDNEFSHDLKHFRPPMYSILLICPQTHSREATRQHIEITLPKDVPHQITPLASVEEARVLISGDDSVNFTHIVLNLGSAEEIVQLIDKLIASVMLPQTSIVVLSDPVQRQEVIKMAQSYDYDQMAKDNRLTFIYKPVKPSRFAVIFDPDKERDLSTDRNRSSAQQQVASQKQHYLDVGQRLGNKGLKVLLVEDNLVNQKVLLKFLSKVGIAVELAMDGVECTEKVFSKPHGFYSLILCDLHMPRKDGYQTCREIREWESQGSTTKMPIIALSANVMADVLEKCVQAGFNSYVTKPVDFKELSKAMSSLLDPEAGDLGGALMKVPKKAS